The genomic window ttagggtcgccgtcatcgaaaaCGATGAGATTGAGGAGGACTATATAGGACTACCTATATTTCCAATGATTTATTTTGtgaaatcatttatttaaaccAGCTATTTGTAATATCCTTGGAttggtcttttgataggcttgcgtagggatatagatccaacacgtagaggccccttagAGGGCTGTAATGttatgtagaacgcctgctggaacccatttACAAGCGCAACAATaatgaaccggtcgcagcaggcattgggactattgtagaagaagtgaatagtataccggtctatggattgaagtttacACAACGCGACTTAATTAAGTCTAAGTCTCATAATCCagctatattattattacacctACTGTTAActtcatttcaataattttcCCAAGTACACATTTTTCCCACGTTTGATTTTACTAAACAACCTACTACTACATTACAAAACGACTCATCTTTCCTTTCATTTCAACTCAAACACAACTTCtctgcaataaagtttattttagcttGCATTTTAAATTACCTTACGTTGAAATTGCAAGTTAGTGTAGACTATAATTTTACAGATACTATTGTGCCTTAGAAGGTTGCCCGATTAAACTTAGGTAGATTAAGAccatttgtgacgttttcaaccaaaaggtaccacattctCGGTTGTCGATAAAGTGGATTTCATGGTGGAAGCGATATGGAAATGGCGCCTTGTAGATAAtcgacaataagtacccttttggttgaaaatggcacATTTTTAGTTATTAAGTCTAAGGCCTTAGGGTTAAATGTGGCCTTAGGTTTCTATAAACGGACTCTGCCGTAAATAGCCATGAAgaattttcatttaaaattataatggaTTTTCCAAGAATGTTTTGTAACTTGGCAAATaacattttataggttttatgtTATAATGATTCATATAAGAAAATGTGGGTATCATTCTGTTATCGCTCCGAATTATAACATTTTTATATGAATtcgttgtaaaaatattttttgtcttTATTAAAATAGAAACGGAATATTCAAGAATTGTGATCTAGTGTTTATTATTCCATATAAATcacaatttcaattttttttttctccaccTTGGGGGATGgaatatttaagttttattttaaagctATTTATAATCTTCTAGTGGTACCTACCTGTCTCTTATACAAATGAAATGAGAGCGAGCAAATTATTGTTTCAGcttttaacacaaaaaatcgTGGTCTTTCTTATAATTTTAACATGCACCTGTATGCTACGACGACCACTTACCACCAGCCGAACCGTACCCATTTGCTACTATCACCagacgtggctcactccgcgatttcatcgctttgcaacaggtagctacaagtacatccgtcccacaccaattttggtggctagccataagccgcgcgtggcgctgtcgccacctagcggccatatctgtcctgatcgtaacagacgcgttttgttagagaatgagtcttctgtacctagtactattatttattctgtgctatcaTGCTTTAATTTAAACCCTACATAAAGTTTTATTAACTCGCACACTATACTTAATACTTAAGGTTGAAGGCCATCCTACTCACGGCTCGCTCCCTTAAAGATAAGGCCCGCATATGTAATAATCAACCTTATTTCATATGTGTTAGGGTTTATATTGCAATGGTATTGTACGAGATTAATTCAAAGATGATTGCTTCACTAGTAACCATAATTATTGGAACGAACACCTGGGTTCTCTATGGAATCTATATATTTTCGAGATAGGCTCGAGACACCTAACATGCCTTTGTTGGATGgtgttatacatatacaacatCCATTAAGTATGGTCCCAGTCCCAGACCCCATTTATTGTTCATGCTTCATGAAATAAGTAatggcaaagagaatttgaaatagagagttacggTCATGGTAAATAATGTAGCTAcattacattttaaaattaatgtttaatAAGTTACCACatgtcaaatggcgttctaacagttttatattctgtcgaaagatggcagtaaatttacagtggctacataatttactttgacaatccgtctctatgcaCTCTGTTCTCTTTGGTAAAGGTATGTTCTGAAAAGCGAATATGtgaccagagatgtgcgaggatgcgtaacGAGGGATCTGTCTGTTAAGAGTATTAAGGACCAATAGAAATTGCCGACTAGAGCTGTGCTGAGCGaggataggtaggtacttaaatgaagtgattctattggttcttaaaaaacacatccctcgctacgtATCCTCGCAGTCTCGCACATCTTtagtggaaacgcagccttagaGTAAGTGCGCGTCTGTGAAAATAAAAACGATTTAGTTattgtttaaatatatttaatgatTTGTAATATTGAGTTCTTTGCAtgttttcatacaattttaataGATTATCAGAAAGAAGTATATATTTCTGCTCCGCTGTTCTACTGTATTCATCTAACTTTGAATTTGTCTCCCATTCTTTCGGCAATCCTTCATTTTTGACCATAGTCATCAGTTTATCTATCACATGCTCTATTTCCAAGTCTTCTCTATATATATCTCTTTCTTTGTCTAGCAATATGTTACCTAAATTGTTCCAATATTCAAGCGGACAATTTTGGACGATTGTATTTGCTGTGTTAGTTATTGCGTGCTGATGTTGCTTCATTGTGGACTTAATTAAAGGTATTGTGGTAGCGTTGTTCATCTCATGCACAAGAAAGCCCCAGAAAGGATCaaaaaagttgttgtttaaattGCACTTCTTTTTCCTTATTGTGATATGGCCCCTTGCTCTAAAACTGAGTTCTGCTGACGACAGTTTCTCGACACTACTTTTTTTAACTGTCTTTACAAGGTTATACAATTCTACTCGGTGCATTTTAGGATCATGAGGCACTTCGTTAGCGTTCAACCAGTTTATAATATCCTCCTTCGACAGATCACTAACAACTTTATCTTCGTCGTTACTTAGAACGTTTTCTTGGAAAATTATTACGCTTTCCTCGGGCAGTTGGGGTAAAATTTTCTCTTCTACCCAATTCGTCATATACTCCTGGCCATTCCCGCAACAATAGATATAACCCAAGTGACCAAACTTTTGCGACGCTGCTATTATAAACCGAGTTTTTGATTCAACGTTGTCTTCTTTGAAACTAAATTTACCGTGGTTTATGATCAGGTTAACCTTCCCTATGTACACTATGTTTTTCTTTTGTTCCCTGTACATCATCTTTTTGTATAAAAACCTCTGTCTCTCCATGACCGTTTCTGGTTTTTCGACTATGATTGAAGCCTTTGTCCCTGGCAGCTGTACTAGAGTGAAAAACTTCTTATAACCCTCGTACTCTTGACTATATTTTATCCCTGTTGGTATTTCTAGGAGTTGCGTGTAGTTTTTTAACAGTAGTTTCCGTATACTGTAATACTCAAAATTGTGGCTTTGTATCATTTGTTTTTGTTCTTTTAACCAATCTTCAAATTTGATAGACTTATTGTCAAGAGAATTTACATCCATTAAAGTTACTAAAGGTACTCCAGTAAGCTTTTGGCACTTCATTACGGGAGGAGTGTTATCTTTCCCAGTTGGTATATTCTTAGGCAGTTCACATTGTTTGCTTACATTACTGGCTATATCCATTTTTTTCTGTATATCCTCTTTTTTAAAATCAGATAAATGCTTTTCAAAAACTTCCAACGTCATTTCTGCGGCCATTTTTTCATCCAACTGAAACAATGCATAGGTATGtaattgtatatatgtatgacCAATAATggaaaattaaaatttcattgaaaatatCAAGAATTGTCACATTGTGCCCCAACTGTCTCAAAACGTGTTTAAAAAGTCAATAAAAAATTAATACCATTACTGGACGCTTTTTCAATAAATGCCACCTATTGTAATTAGGCTAAACACTACTATAAGTTTATCTT from Cydia splendana chromosome 22, ilCydSple1.2, whole genome shotgun sequence includes these protein-coding regions:
- the LOC134801477 gene encoding uncharacterized protein LOC134801477; the protein is MAAEMTLEVFEKHLSDFKKEDIQKKMDIASNVSKQCELPKNIPTGKDNTPPVMKCQKLTGVPLVTLMDVNSLDNKSIKFEDWLKEQKQMIQSHNFEYYSIRKLLLKNYTQLLEIPTGIKYSQEYEGYKKFFTLVQLPGTKASIIVEKPETVMERQRFLYKKMMYREQKKNIVYIGKVNLIINHGKFSFKEDNVESKTRFIIAASQKFGHLGYIYCCGNGQEYMTNWVEEKILPQLPEESVIIFQENVLSNDEDKVVSDLSKEDIINWLNANEVPHDPKMHRVELYNLVKTVKKSSVEKLSSAELSFRARGHITIRKKKCNLNNNFFDPFWGFLVHEMNNATTIPLIKSTMKQHQHAITNTANTIVQNCPLEYWNNLGNILLDKERDIYREDLEIEHVIDKLMTMVKNEGLPKEWETNSKLDEYSRTAEQKYILLSDNLLKLYENMQRTQYYKSLNIFKQ